In Aptenodytes patagonicus chromosome 12, bAptPat1.pri.cur, whole genome shotgun sequence, a genomic segment contains:
- the LOC143166112 gene encoding protocadherin beta-15-like: MAIARQVLCLSAFLSLPHARAEPMRYSVAEEAESGSVVANVAEDAGLAPAQLSARRARLASEDGRQHFRLDRGTGRLVVAERLDREELCGQAGTCTLPFELLLANPLQFFRVEVAVEDINDHSPVFPEERVTFTIPERSDPGSRFPLEGARDLDVGSNSIQAYSIAPENEYFTVSFGSRIKGKKYVELVLEKALDREEQAEVAFSLIATDGGSPPRSGTTQIHIVVLDVNDNAPIFTQELYIGQVLENAPEGSVVLSVVASDRDVGANGDIAYQFSQAVGQSPSAFAIDPTSGEIKLTKPLDFEAAENHELSVRATDGGGLSAICKVLVEVVDVNDNAPELVVSSFSSPLPENALPGTVVALFTVRDRDAGANGKISCALEDQLLFSLRPAYKNYYELVTVSALDREETARYVLTVTAADAGSPPLTTTQTFTVDVSDVNDNAPVFNQTSYTMYVRENNVPTALVGAVSASDADVGPNAKVTYFLAPAHSAERPPCSCLSVNSENGHVFVLRPLDYEQVRQMEVLVSASDAGSPPLRANVTVRLVVVDENDSAPLVLHPAQDSSPPSSELVPMSAEAGYLVTKVVAVDADSGQNSWLSYHLLRATDPGLFAVGAQSGEVRLRRPVTERDAVKQKLVVLVRDNGRPPLSATAALSALLLNDFSDVRLRHSSLATEDEGGSLTTYLIISLVFVSLLFLASTAAFIAHKVCKRKELKGGHVLYGTGNLQSSLADAATAGTLPHAYCYEISLTTGSGNSEFKFLKPILPSLPPQHCATGGGTDDEQDFPRGPITAEDVAPDNPGTPSAEQFNSLSFN, from the coding sequence gccgcACGCTCGCGCCGAGCCCATGCGCTACTCCGTAGCCGAGGAGGCGGAGAGCGGCTCCGTGGTAGCCAACGTGGCGGAGGACGCGGGGCTGGCCCCGGCGCAGCTCTCGGCTCGCCGCGCCCGCCTGGCCTCGGAGGACGGCCGGCAGCACTTTCGCTTAGACCGCGGCACCGGCCGCCTCGTAGTGGCGGAgaggctggaccgggaggagctGTGCGGGCAGGCCGGTACCTGCACGCTCCCCTTCGAGCTGCTGCTGGCAAACCCCCTGCAGTTCTTTCGGGTCGAGGTGGCCGTGGAGGACATCAATGACCATTCGCCCGTTTTCCCGGAGGAGCGAGTCACTTTTACGATCCCGGAAAGGAGCGACCCGGGCTCGCGTTTCCCGCTGGAGGGGGCTCGGGACCTGGATGTTGGCAGCAACAGCATCCAGGCTTACAGCATCGCTCCCGAGAACGAGTACTTTACTGTCTCCTTTGGGAGTCGGATTAAGGGCAAAAAGTATGTTGAACTGGTCTTGGAAAAGGCGCTGGACAGAGAGGAGCAGGCGGAGGTGGCTTTCAGTCTGATTGCCACAGATGGGGGCTCTCCGCCCAGGAGTGGGACCACCCAAATCCACATTGTCGTTCTAGATGTCAATGACAACGCTCCCATCTTCACGCAGGAGCTGTACATTGGGCAGGTTTTGGAAAACGCGCCAGAGGGCTCTGTGGTTCTCAGCGTGGTGGCAAGCGATCGGGATGTGGGAGCTAACGGGGACATCGCCTATCAGTTCAGCCAAGCAGTGGGCCAGAGCCCCTCGGCATTCGCAATTGACCCCACGAGCGGTGAAATTAAACTCACGAAGCCTCTGGACTTTGAGGCGGCAGAGAATCACGAGCTCAGTGTGCGGGCCACAGACGGCGGGGGCCTCTCGGCAATCTGCAAGGTGTTGGTGGAGGTGGTGGACGTGAATGACAATGCACCGGAGCTGGTGGTCAGTTCCttcagcagccccctccccgagAACGCATTACCCGGGACAGTGGTCGCCCTCTTTACTGTCAGGGACCGGGATGCCGGTGCCAACGGGAAGATCTCCTGTGCCCTTGAGGACCAGCTGTTGTTCTCCCTGCGGCCGGCCTATAAGAATTACTACGAGCTGGTGACCGTGAGCGCTCTGGACCGGGAGGAGACGGCTCGGTACGTCCTCACTGTCACGGCTGCAGACGCAGGGTCACCTCCTCTCACAACGACCCAGACCTTCACGGTGGACGTCTCCGATGTCAACGACAATGCACCTGTCTTCAACCAGACATCGTACACCATGTACGTGCGTGAGAACAATGTCCCCACGGCGCTCGTTGGAGCCGTCAGCGCCTCGGATGCTGATGTGGGGCCCAATGCCAAGGTGACCTATTTCCTGGCCCCAGCCCACTCTGCAGAGCggcctccctgctcctgcctctctgtGAACTCTGAGAACGGGCACGTGTTTGTGCTGCGGCCTCTGGACTACGAGCAGGTGAGGCAGATGGAGGTCTTGGTGAGCGCCTCCGATGCGGGGTCACCTCCCCTCAGGGCCAACGTCACTGTCCGCCTTGTCGTGGTGGACGAGAACGACAGTGCGCCGCTGGTGCTGCACCCCGCGCAGGACAGCAGCCCACCCTCCAGCGAGCTGGTGCCCATGTCGGCTGAGGCGGGGTACCTCGTCACCAAAGTGGTGGCCGTCGACGCCGACTCGGGGCAGAACTCATGGCTCTCGTACCACCTGCTGAGGGCCACCGACCCCGGGCTCTTTGCGGTGGGTGCCCAAAGCGGGGAGGTGCGGCTGAGGAGGCCAGTGACGGAGAGGGACGCCGTGAAGCAGAAGCTCGTCGTCCTGGTGCGAGACAACGGGCGGCCACCGCTGTCGGCCACCGCGGCGCTGAGCGCACTCCTGCTCAATGACTTCTCAGATGTGCGCCTACGGCACAGCAGCCTGGCCACGGAGGACGAGGGCGGCTCCCTGACAACCTATTTAATCATTTCATTGGTCTTCGTCTCGCTCCTCTTCCTCGCGTCCACAGCAGCCTTCATCGCTCATAAGGTGTGCAAGAGAAAGGAGCTGAAGGGTGGGCACGTGCTTTACGGCACTGGCAACTTGCAGAGCAGCCTGGCTGATGCAGCCACTGCGGGGACCCTGCCCCACGCCTATTGCTACGAGATCAGCCTCACGACGGGCTCGGGCAACAGCGAGTTCAAGTTCCTGAAGCCCATCCTCCCCAGCCTGCCgccacagcactgtgccacgGGTGGGGGCACCGACGACGAACAAGATTTCCCCCGTGGCCCTATCACGGCAGAGGACGTGGCACCAGACAACCCCGGCACGCCCTCTGCAGAACAGTTCAACAGCCTTTCCTTTAACTAG